Proteins from a genomic interval of Nocardioides jishulii:
- the radA gene encoding DNA repair protein RadA, with the protein MTKSTRTRTTYRCSECGWETAKWVGRCGECQAWGSVAEAASVAPAGRTALAAVTSPAVPIGQVPVEDAAFRSSGIPELDRVLGGGLVPGAAILLAGEPGVGKSTLLLEVAAQTARTRHRTLYVTGEESASQVRLRADRTHAIHDELYLAAETDLGAVLTHIEEVRPTLLVVDSVQTISASGVEGVPGGVTQVREVAAALVRMAKTRNITTVLVGHVTKDGSIAGPRVLEHVVDVVLHFEGDRNSRFRMVRAMKNRFGPVDEVGCFDLSSEGITAVTDPTGLFVEHHSTQVPGTCVAVTMEGRRPLLAEVQALVTPTAAERPRRTTSGVDSSRLSMVLAVLQQHCGIRLHNHDVFVSTVGGAKLVDPASDLAIPVAVAGACFDVAAPAGVVAMGEIGLAGELRRVRDLPQRLAEASRLGFRVAVVPGERGPSKSRSPESWTVDGMRVLDVQDVASALRLLRLTKGD; encoded by the coding sequence ATGACCAAGTCGACCCGCACCCGGACCACCTACCGCTGCTCCGAGTGCGGGTGGGAGACCGCGAAGTGGGTCGGACGCTGCGGCGAGTGCCAGGCCTGGGGCTCAGTGGCCGAGGCCGCCTCGGTCGCACCTGCCGGCCGCACGGCGTTGGCCGCGGTCACCTCGCCAGCCGTGCCGATCGGCCAGGTGCCCGTGGAGGACGCTGCCTTCCGCTCCAGCGGCATCCCCGAGCTCGATCGCGTCCTCGGCGGCGGGCTCGTGCCGGGTGCGGCGATCCTGCTGGCCGGTGAGCCGGGGGTCGGCAAGTCGACATTGCTGCTGGAGGTGGCCGCGCAGACCGCCCGCACCCGCCACCGCACGCTCTACGTCACCGGCGAGGAGTCCGCCTCGCAGGTGCGCCTGCGCGCCGACCGTACGCACGCGATCCACGACGAGCTCTACCTCGCTGCCGAGACCGACCTGGGCGCGGTGCTGACGCACATCGAGGAGGTACGACCGACCCTGCTCGTCGTCGACTCGGTGCAGACCATCAGCGCCTCGGGCGTCGAGGGCGTTCCCGGTGGGGTCACGCAGGTGCGCGAGGTCGCCGCGGCCCTGGTGCGGATGGCCAAGACCCGCAACATCACCACCGTCCTGGTCGGACACGTCACGAAGGACGGCTCCATCGCCGGTCCTCGCGTGCTGGAGCACGTGGTCGACGTGGTGCTGCACTTCGAGGGTGACCGCAACTCGCGCTTCCGCATGGTGCGGGCGATGAAGAACCGCTTCGGGCCCGTCGACGAGGTCGGCTGCTTCGACCTCTCCTCCGAGGGCATCACCGCCGTCACCGACCCGACCGGCCTCTTCGTGGAGCACCACTCCACCCAGGTGCCCGGCACCTGCGTCGCGGTCACGATGGAGGGCCGCCGGCCGTTGCTCGCCGAGGTGCAGGCGCTCGTCACCCCGACGGCCGCCGAGCGCCCACGGCGTACGACGTCGGGCGTCGACTCCTCGCGCCTCTCCATGGTGCTCGCTGTGCTCCAGCAGCACTGCGGCATCCGGCTGCACAACCACGACGTCTTCGTCTCCACCGTGGGCGGGGCCAAGCTGGTCGATCCTGCGAGCGACCTCGCGATCCCGGTGGCCGTCGCCGGCGCCTGCTTCGACGTCGCCGCCCCCGCGGGCGTGGTGGCGATGGGCGAGATCGGCCTGGCGGGTGAGCTGCGGCGCGTCCGCGACCTGCCACAGCGACTGGCCGAGGCGAGCCGGCTCGGGTTCCGCGTCGCGGTCGTGCCGGGTGAGCGAGGTCCCTCGAAGTCCCGCTCGCCGGAGTCGTGGACGGTCGACGGGATGCGGGTGCTCGACGTGCAGGACGTCGCCTCTGCGCTGCGGCTGCTGCGCCTGACCAAGGGTGACTGA
- the disA gene encoding DNA integrity scanning diadenylate cyclase DisA yields MVNIERSDELLRLRATLASIAPGTALRDGLERILRGRTGALIVLGYDKLVESICTGGFTLDVPFTATGLRELAKMDGAIILDKDVTRIHRAAVHLMPDHTIHSDETGTRHRTADRVARQTGFPVVSVSQSMQIIAIYVGETRHVLEDSGQILSRANQALATLERYKLRLDEVSSTLSALEIEDLVTVRDVAVVAQRLEMVSRISAEIEDYVLELGTDGRLLSLQLEELITGVDADRELVIRDYLPAGKKPKSPAEVLASLGELSPTELVDPGAVAKALGMTTGDHLDGAVAPRGYRLLAKVPRLPPTVVDRLVENFGGLQQLLSAGIDDLQTVDGVGELRARSVREGLSRLAESSILERYV; encoded by the coding sequence GTGGTCAACATCGAGCGCAGCGATGAACTCCTGCGTCTGCGGGCCACCCTCGCCTCGATCGCCCCCGGCACGGCCCTGCGCGACGGACTCGAGCGCATCCTGCGTGGCCGGACCGGCGCCCTCATCGTGCTCGGCTACGACAAGCTCGTCGAGTCGATCTGCACCGGCGGCTTCACGCTCGACGTGCCCTTCACCGCCACCGGCCTGCGCGAGCTCGCCAAGATGGACGGCGCGATCATCCTGGACAAGGACGTGACGCGCATCCACCGTGCCGCCGTGCACCTGATGCCCGACCACACCATCCACTCCGACGAGACCGGCACCCGGCACCGCACCGCTGACCGGGTGGCACGCCAGACCGGATTCCCCGTCGTGTCGGTGTCCCAGTCGATGCAGATCATCGCGATCTACGTGGGCGAGACCCGCCACGTCCTCGAGGACTCCGGACAGATCCTTTCGCGGGCCAACCAGGCCCTGGCCACGCTGGAGCGCTACAAGCTGCGTCTCGACGAGGTCTCCTCGACGCTCTCCGCGCTCGAGATCGAGGACCTCGTCACGGTGCGTGACGTCGCCGTCGTGGCCCAGCGCCTGGAGATGGTGAGCCGGATCTCGGCGGAGATCGAGGACTACGTGCTCGAGCTCGGCACCGACGGCCGCCTCCTCTCGCTGCAGCTCGAGGAGCTCATCACCGGCGTCGACGCCGACCGCGAGCTGGTGATCCGGGACTACCTCCCCGCCGGCAAGAAGCCCAAGTCGCCCGCGGAGGTGCTCGCCTCGCTCGGTGAGCTCTCGCCCACGGAGCTCGTCGACCCCGGCGCCGTCGCCAAGGCCCTGGGCATGACCACGGGAGACCACCTCGACGGCGCCGTCGCCCCACGCGGCTACCGGCTCCTCGCGAAGGTGCCCCGCCTGCCTCCCACCGTCGTCGACCGCCTGGTCGAGAACTTCGGCGGTCTCCAGCAGCTGCTCTCCGCAGGCATCGACGATCTCCAGACCGTCGACGGGGTCGGCGAGCTGCGCGCCCGCTCGGTGCGCGAAGGGCTTTCGCGCCTGGCGGAGTCGAGCATCCTCGAGCGCTACGTCTGA
- a CDS encoding VOC family protein, producing the protein MRLDHLSYAAGPDGLAGTAARLGELLGADFVDGGVHPRFGTRNRTLALADDTYLEIVEVLDHPASDKAPFGQAVRARSALGGGWLGWVVKVRDIAIAEQRLGREAVQGNRRRPDGVELRWKQVGVNGLISDPQLPFFVQWETGKELHPSAGADGSTALSAIEIAGDPQRVSEWLGQPVEHPLEDVKVDWVAPSGTPGIMAAHFQTRNGMVRI; encoded by the coding sequence ATGCGCCTTGACCACCTCTCCTACGCCGCGGGCCCTGACGGTCTTGCAGGAACAGCCGCGCGCCTGGGCGAACTGCTCGGCGCCGATTTCGTGGACGGCGGTGTCCACCCGCGATTCGGCACCCGCAACCGCACGCTCGCGCTGGCGGACGACACGTACCTCGAGATCGTCGAGGTTCTGGACCACCCGGCTTCCGACAAGGCCCCCTTCGGTCAGGCCGTCCGCGCCCGCTCCGCCCTCGGCGGCGGCTGGCTCGGCTGGGTCGTGAAGGTCCGCGACATCGCGATCGCCGAGCAGCGCCTCGGTCGCGAGGCCGTGCAGGGCAACCGCCGTCGCCCCGATGGCGTCGAGCTCCGCTGGAAGCAGGTCGGCGTCAACGGCCTCATCTCCGACCCGCAGCTCCCCTTCTTCGTGCAGTGGGAGACTGGCAAGGAGCTCCACCCGAGCGCCGGTGCCGACGGCAGCACGGCCCTCTCGGCCATCGAGATCGCCGGTGACCCCCAGCGGGTCAGCGAGTGGCTGGGCCAGCCGGTCGAGCACCCGCTGGAGGACGTGAAGGTCGACTGGGTCGCCCCGAGCGGCACGCCCGGCATCATGGCCGCGCACTTCCAGACCCGCAACGGGATGGTCCGGATCTGA
- a CDS encoding A/G-specific adenine glycosylase yields MSTLHAPILDWYAAHQRDLPWRRPEASPWSVMVSEFMLQQTPVSRVLGPHEAWLTRWPTPGALAAEPTGEAVRAWGRLGYPRRALRLHAAATAIVERHGGEVPAAYDDLVALPGVGDYTASAIASFAFGRRHVVLDTNVRRVFARAVSGVEFPTTAPTRAERDLATTLLPEEPAVAAEWAVAVMELGALVCTARSPQCGDCPVREQCTWLRAGQPAYDGPPRRGQAWDGTDRQCRGRLMALLRDDHGAVHASRLVSAWPDAGQRERCLTSLLADGLVVQAGDETYALP; encoded by the coding sequence ATGAGCACGCTCCACGCACCGATCCTCGACTGGTATGCAGCGCACCAGCGCGACCTGCCCTGGCGACGTCCTGAGGCGTCCCCCTGGTCGGTCATGGTCAGCGAGTTCATGCTGCAGCAGACGCCGGTCTCGCGGGTGCTGGGACCGCACGAGGCATGGCTGACCCGGTGGCCGACGCCGGGTGCCCTCGCCGCCGAACCCACCGGTGAGGCCGTACGTGCGTGGGGGCGCCTGGGCTACCCGCGCCGTGCCCTGCGCCTCCACGCCGCCGCGACCGCCATCGTCGAGCGTCACGGTGGGGAGGTGCCAGCGGCGTACGACGACCTCGTCGCCCTGCCCGGCGTCGGTGACTACACCGCCTCGGCGATCGCCAGCTTTGCCTTCGGTCGCCGCCACGTCGTGCTCGACACCAACGTGCGCCGGGTCTTCGCCCGGGCGGTGAGCGGCGTCGAGTTCCCGACCACCGCCCCCACCCGCGCCGAGCGCGACCTCGCGACCACCCTGCTGCCCGAGGAGCCGGCGGTGGCCGCCGAGTGGGCCGTGGCCGTCATGGAGCTGGGGGCCCTGGTCTGCACTGCCCGGTCACCGCAGTGCGGCGACTGCCCCGTGCGGGAGCAGTGCACGTGGCTGCGGGCCGGGCAGCCGGCGTACGACGGTCCACCGCGCCGCGGGCAGGCGTGGGACGGCACCGACCGGCAGTGTCGCGGTCGCCTGATGGCGCTGCTGCGCGACGACCACGGCGCTGTCCACGCCAGTCGCCTGGTCTCGGCGTGGCCGGACGCTGGTCAGCGGGAGCGTTGCCTCACCTCGCTGCTCGCCGACGGCCTCGTGGTGCAGGCCGGGGACGAGACGTACGCCCTCCCCTGA
- a CDS encoding class I SAM-dependent methyltransferase, translating to MRPSPNIWHHTATYEVENRAVDPDGHLVAAMRETASWRARTVLDLGCGSGFHLPFFAEDAAQVIGVEPHPPLVQLARRRTKALPHVSVLPGTAQAIPLPDASADVVHARWAYFFGPGSEPGLAELDRVVRRGGTAMVIDNDATRSTFGAWFRRGYPMVDPVAVERFWSSHGWQRRSIDMGWRFSSWADLEAVVRIEFDPATAEAAIAEHRERHGDAPSGLSVDYAVNLWWKHF from the coding sequence GTGCGGCCGAGCCCCAACATCTGGCACCACACCGCGACGTACGAGGTCGAGAACCGCGCCGTCGACCCTGACGGCCACCTCGTCGCCGCGATGCGCGAGACCGCCTCGTGGCGCGCCCGGACCGTGCTCGACCTGGGCTGCGGCTCCGGATTCCACCTGCCGTTCTTCGCCGAGGACGCCGCGCAGGTGATCGGCGTCGAGCCGCACCCGCCGCTGGTGCAGCTCGCGCGCCGGCGCACGAAGGCGCTGCCCCACGTCAGCGTGCTGCCGGGCACCGCGCAGGCGATCCCGCTGCCCGACGCCTCGGCCGACGTGGTGCACGCGCGCTGGGCCTACTTCTTCGGCCCCGGGAGCGAGCCCGGCCTCGCCGAGCTGGACCGCGTCGTACGCCGTGGTGGCACCGCGATGGTCATCGACAACGACGCGACCCGCTCGACCTTCGGTGCCTGGTTCCGTCGTGGCTACCCGATGGTGGACCCCGTCGCCGTCGAGCGTTTCTGGTCCTCGCACGGCTGGCAGCGTCGCAGCATCGACATGGGCTGGCGCTTCTCCTCGTGGGCCGACCTGGAGGCGGTCGTGAGGATCGAGTTCGACCCCGCGACGGCCGAGGCCGCGATCGCGGAGCACCGCGAGCGGCACGGCGACGCCCCCTCCGGCCTCTCGGTCGACTACGCGGTCAACCTGTGGTGGAAGCACTTCTGA